One Fictibacillus halophilus genomic window, TGAGCTGCACGATGGAGTTTGCCTTTAAGGGCTCGGGAGGTACTTTCAATAGGTAGGTCCATTCCGTTTGAGAAGATTACTCTAACCTTTTTCCGGTCAATGGATATAATATCGTCAATGTGTGGCTGTGAAAGCCAAATGCAGGAGTCTTTTCGTGGTGATTTCGTGGGAAAAAAGAATATATCAAGCTTCGTATCAATCATAATCGGAGGAAAGCACATCCTCCCCAAAATTATTTGTGTTGCATCTTTCTTGCCATCGTATGTACTTCCATAGTACGGACAGGAATCTTTGATGACTCGAAAAGGCTTTTTCTCAACAAGGATGACGGCGTCTTTTTCATAAATTTCAGCACAAACTCTTCCCCATTGATTAATAAAAGGATGAATGGCAATGGTCTTATTCGTTATTAAATACTTATCCAATTTTTCGTGCACAATTCTACGCTTCATTCATAACCTCCTAAAATGTTTTTTAAATTCCCCAATAACCTTAACCTCCATAGTATAAATTTCCCTAAGATTCATACTATATAGTAATATTTTACCATTTAATAAAACACGCATCTACATATTTCACCAATAATTTTCATAATATTTTGTTTATTTATAAGTTAAGCGGGTGAAGATTCGTTTCTTCACCCGCTTCCTTTATTTATTTTGTCATTTCTGAAGCGCTCTTTCGTTTATCAGTCAAAACAATAATTGCCGGAAGAATGAACAATGAGCTGATCAAACATAAGAATGTATCAAATACGGTCGTGATTCCGAACGATCGCAGCATCACAAATTCAGAAAAGATAAGTGTACTAAACCCTGCCATAACCGTTAATCCCGACGCCGTAATCGCCATTCCTATTTTAGAAATCGATTTGATTAGTGCTTTTTCACGGGATAGACCGTTTTCGAGCTCTTCCTGATAGCGTTCCATGATAAGAATGGTAAACTCACTTCCGATACCAAGAACGAGTGAGCCGAGTACAGCCGTTAATGGGTTGATCTCAATACCTAACAGAAACATCATAAGAGAGGACCAGCCTACAACAAGCACAATTGGTAGAACTGGATACATCGCCATTTTCCATCTTCGGTAAGCTAGCATTAGCCCGGCGATAATCGCAATAACTCCAATAC contains:
- a CDS encoding competence protein ComK, with product MKRRIVHEKLDKYLITNKTIAIHPFINQWGRVCAEIYEKDAVILVEKKPFRVIKDSCPYYGSTYDGKKDATQIILGRMCFPPIMIDTKLDIFFFPTKSPRKDSCIWLSQPHIDDIISIDRKKVRVIFSNGMDLPIESTSRALKGKLHRAAHYRSVLINRTNRSLEKDREESLESSELIFT